CGGAATGTTACGATCGCACAAAAGATTAGCGCCGATCCGCGGCGACCTAAATCGAGGCGTGCTTCCGGTTTTGCTTTTTCAACACATGATCTTATCCGAAAATCTCCACTTTTCGGGCTCATGTATCCGGGATGTGCGCAACTGGACGCGGCAGCCTTCCCCATGCGAATAGGATTGAGCGTGATTTTGCGGAAAGCGCGGGACCCGAGGCCATGAGCGACAAGGACAAGATGCCGAACGTTCCCGGTGGGGACGACCGCACTGTCTTCCGGCCGAGCCCGGCGCCGCGCAAGGTTGCCGTCGCTCCGGCGCCCACGCCCGGCGCACCGCCGCCTCCGCCGCATGACGACAACACGGTTTTCCGGTCGCCGCCGCCACCCCGGACGCCAGGGCAGGCACCGGCGCCTCCGCCGCCACCGCCGGCAAACGATAAGGCTGGGCCTGCTATTCACGACGATCGGACGGTCTTCCGTCCCAATCCCGGCGGCCGCCGGCCCGTCGCGCCGCCGCCAATAGCCGAACCCTCCGCAGCGCCTCTCCAAGCGGCGCCGCGCCAGGCCGTCCAACAGAGCGCCGAACTTCAGGCGCCGAACGACAATCCGATCCTGCGCGCTGCCTTGCCCTTGCTGCTTCTGCTCGGGCGACTGCGCACATCGCTCGTGCGCGCGCCTGCCTCAAGCCTGACGCCGCAGATCACCGAGGCCGTCCAGACATTCGAGACCCATCTCAAAGAGGCCGGCATTTCTTCGGAACAGGCTAACGCGGCCAAATATATTCTATGCGCCACAGCCGATAAGGTTCTCGCCAATCTCCCCGGCGACGATCGCCCGCCCGCCGCGCGCGGCAGCCTGATGAGCCGTTTTTTCGGCGAGGCCATGACCGGGCAGAAAGTCTTCTCCGAAATTGAACGCGTGAAGTTGGAGCCTGGCTTCTATCCCGTCGTCGAACTGGCGCATGCCTGTCTCGCGCTCGGCTTTCAAGGCGCGCCGCGCACCTCGACGACGGCCGACGCTTTGGAACGCGACGTCCAGCACGATCTTTATGAGATCATCGGAAAGGCGAAAGCCAGGCAATCACGTTATCTTTCGCCGCATTGGGAAGGCCAATCGCTTCCGAGTCAGGCCGTGCGGCTCTACGTGCCTTTTTGGGCCGTCGCGGGCGCGGTCGCGCTCAGCCTCTTCATCCTGTTCATCGTGCTTCGAACTCTGCTCGGGCACAACGCGGAACAAGCGGCGCAGACCATGGTCTCGCTCAATCCGCCGTCACCCGTGACGCTCGCGCGGCGGAGTTCCGTGCCGCCGCCCGCGCCTGCGCCGCAAAGCGCCACCCAGATCTCGCAGCTCGAACATATTCGCAAGGTGCTGCAGCCGAATATAGCGGCAGGCCTCATCAGCATCGAGACGACTCCCAATCAGATCATCATCCGCGCGCCTGAGAAGGGCCTGTTCCAGCCGGGCAAGACCTCTCTGTCCGAAGACGGGCGAGCGCTCTTGATGTCCATCATCTCGGCACTCGATGATGAGAAAGGACAAATCAAGGTCATCGGCCATTCCGACAACACGCCG
The Methyloferula stellata AR4 DNA segment above includes these coding regions:
- the icmH gene encoding type IVB secretion system protein IcmH/DotU, with the protein product MSDKDKMPNVPGGDDRTVFRPSPAPRKVAVAPAPTPGAPPPPPHDDNTVFRSPPPPRTPGQAPAPPPPPPANDKAGPAIHDDRTVFRPNPGGRRPVAPPPIAEPSAAPLQAAPRQAVQQSAELQAPNDNPILRAALPLLLLLGRLRTSLVRAPASSLTPQITEAVQTFETHLKEAGISSEQANAAKYILCATADKVLANLPGDDRPPAARGSLMSRFFGEAMTGQKVFSEIERVKLEPGFYPVVELAHACLALGFQGAPRTSTTADALERDVQHDLYEIIGKAKARQSRYLSPHWEGQSLPSQAVRLYVPFWAVAGAVALSLFILFIVLRTLLGHNAEQAAQTMVSLNPPSPVTLARRSSVPPPAPAPQSATQISQLEHIRKVLQPNIAAGLISIETTPNQIIIRAPEKGLFQPGKTSLSEDGRALLMSIISALDDEKGQIKVIGHSDNTPVSNARFASNFEVSQAFANTVASVLRQSLSQPDRVEAEGKGSDAPIASNDTPQGREKNRRIDMVIARSD